CTGTCTTGCTGGGCCGCGCGCAATGGCGGCGCAAGCTGCTCCAGCCAGGTCTTGCGTACCATCGAAAGCTCGCGCAAGTAGATGCGCCCGCTTGTCACCGGTTCGAGCAGCACGAGATCATCGACCGGCTTTTGCATAGCGGCACAAAGCGCAAATGCAGCGCCCACACGAAAACCGCATAGGCTCACATGCTCGACGCCAGTTTCGGCTTTCAGGACGTCGATAGCCGCATGTATGTCGCTCACGGCGCTTTCGAATTGATCCGGTTTGCCGTCGGCCCCTGCTGAATTCCCCGTGCCGGCATAATCGAAGCGCAATACCCAGATGCCCCGCGCCGACAATTCATCAGCCAGATAGCGCATCCCGTTGTACGTCCAGACGTACTCATGGCCGTACGTGTTGCAAAGAATCACCCCGCGCGCGCTCGAACCAGTGTGCAACCAGCCGAAGCGGTCACCGAAAACGATGGGTTTCATGTTGGCCCTCCTTCTCTCTTTTGACGTTCAAGACACGCTCTTGACGTCATGTTCTTATCTTCTCTTTCTGACCCGAGGAAGGGATCAGAGTTGGAACGGCTGGTGCTCAGGCATGCTCACGGTGCCAGGCTCCTCCGGCAATGCTTCCGGCAAGCTCAGAAGATTGCGCCAACGCGTTGTGAACGCGGTCACGCTGTGCTCGGTCTCGCACCAGGCGGCGAAGCGCTCGGCAGCTTGCAACGCGGCGTCCATGTGCGGCCACGGATTCGCGACGAAACGCTCGAACTCATCCGCATGCATCGCGAGTGCCGGTTCGTGAAAGCCAAGCCCTTCGAATGCGGTTTCGTTCCCAACCGGCACGCATCCATGCGCGATGGCTTCCATTACCTTCGATTTAATGCCACCCGCAAGGAACGCCGGGCAAAGCGCGACGGAATTTTCCGTATAGACATCCGCTTGCGATGGCGCAAACCCAGCGAACCTCACATTTGGGACGGGATGGTACTGACGCACCATATGACCATAAATCACGAGCTCGACATCAGGTGTGACGCGCTGCCAAACGTCGCACAGATATTCAATCGAGAGCCGGTTTTGCATTTGCCTGTCTGAGCCGATAAACACGAAGCGCAGCGGATACACAGGCCGCATCAGATCGCGCACGGTTGATACCGGTGGTGCAATCACGTGCACCTTGCCATGTGCGCTCGCGTGGAGCGCGCGGCTGAGCGCGGCGGCATCGGTCCTCGACACCAGCGTGATGGCATGCGCAGCCTCGACGGCTGCACGTTCCTGGCGCGCAAGACAGAACGCTTCGTATCGCAAAAGGGCATTACGTAGCATCCGCGTATTGATGAGCTTCATCACTGAGGTGGGAACCGATTTCGCCAGATAGCCCGCGGACAGCGGCAGACTTGCGTGGCGCAATACCGTTGCACGGCGTGACATCAGATCATCGAAGTCCACGATGACCGGCCGCGCTCCCATCAGCCGCCTAATGTGCGGCAGTTGATCGACGAGGCGAATCCCATCGATATATATGACATCCGGTGTAAAGGATCTGATCGCTTGATCAAGCGCACGCGCATGGGGCCGATGCGAAAACATCGCGATCTGCAACGCGCATGGCGACCCGGACAGGATGCCGCGCGCGAGCCGTGCCAATGCACCGAGCTTCGGCAGGACGCCGGGCGTCTCCAATACCGAGCACAGCTTCAGCTCGCGCAGTTCGATGTCACCCCCGATCGCTTCTCGAATGAAGCGGAGTGTACGCTCGCGTCCGTTGCTCGCCGTCGCTGGGATGTCCCTAGTCATCAGCATCAGCACGCGTCTTTTTTTCATCTTTTACCCCGTCTCTGCGAAAGTGCCTCGTCTGGTCTCTGGTTAAAGTACTTCTGGCCGCGACCGGGCTCGCGTCCCGCGCTTGTTTGCTACGGATTTGATGACTCGTTCGAATTCGTCCACCTGCTCCCGCGGCATGAAGCGACCGCGCTCGGCATGACAGCGTCGTGCTACCGCGTCGTAGAATGCGCCGTCGTGCGCAAGCCTGGCGATGAGTGCGCCCAACGCCGCAATGTCGCCGCGCGGCACGGTCAATTCCGGCAATTGGGCATAGACTTCCGGCAATCCGCCGGACGCAAATGCCACTGATGGTTTGAAGAATTCCCAAGACTCGATGCCGACGAGGCCAAACGGTTCGTCCCACATCGATGTGACGACGACAAGATCAACTAGCTCGTAGAACGCTTCGCGCCGCATGAAACCGTTATGTGTGACCTTCAGTTGTGGATAACGCCCAATCAGCGCGGGAATGCGTTGTTCGTTATCTTTGCCCGCAATATGCACTTCAAGATTCGGCACATTTGCCGCGGCGACACTTGCAAAAAACTGTTCGATGCCTTTGGTGGTATCGGTTCTTCCGATGAAACCAACCTTGAACGGATTGCCTGGAACGTGAGGCTTCACGTCCATGCCACGCATGAGAGGTGGCGCGTTATGAATCACGATCGGTTCGCTACGCTGAAAGAATCCCGCCGCACGATGCCGCTCATCTACGAAGCTGCTCACGCTGACGGCACGGTCGACCATGCGCGATAGCCATGCTTTCGGACGAGCTATCGCTTTACACTGCCCGCAGGGCGTAACGCACGCCTGATCGTCGGCGAACATCGTCGAGCGCGGGCATAGCAGCCAGTAATCATGATTCACGTGAACGACAGACAAGCCGCGCAAGCGTGCGGCGACCCATAGCGCGGGTCCAATCCCTTTGAGCGTATGCGTGCAGAGCACGTCGGGGGCCAGCGTCTTCAGGCGCCGCCAGGTGAGCACGAACATCAGCGGATTGAAAACGTCGACGATCCCGAACAGCATCTTGACGAAGTGGCCGCGTTTGCCGTGATGAAACTGGTTGTACACATTGAGGTTGGGAAGCACATGCACGTCGAGTCCGTCGCGCGTGGTCCGCTCGCCCTTGCGCGTGTTCGATAGCGTCAACACCGATACGTCGTATCCGCGCCTCTTCAATTCGACGGCGAGCCCATGAACCGTTATCTCTGCACCGCCGACAACGTTGGGCGGAAACCGGTTCGCGCAAAAGGTGATCTTCATGCCCGGTCCTTGTGATGAAGCGAAAAGCCGAAGGTCACCGCCCAAAACAGCACGACCGATACTGCCGTGCCGGTTGCGGGCGAATACATCATGAATGAGTGCGGCATCAAAAAAGGCGCGGCAGCGATCGAGGCGACAGTCACGCCTTGCTTGACCATGATGAGCCGATATCGCCGCGCGGCGACGAGCCAGGTGCTCAGCCCGGCGTCGGCGAATGTGGCGACCGCGCACAGCGTCGCGTAAATCATCACGGAAACCCCGGCCTCAAATTTCGGACCGTAGATGACGTCGAACACACGCTCGCCCACGAAGATGCAGGCAACCCACCCGACCACGCCGACCAGGGCGAGATAAAGTGCAAGCCTGACCGCGCGCGAGCGCAGTTGTTCCTCGTTGCGCCCGACGTAGACCATGCTCGGAGCGAGCGCAAGCGCGAGCGTCGTGCCCGCGGAATTCCATTGCTCAACGAGCGATGCAGCCGCCGCATAGATGCCGAGATCAGCCTTTGACATCAACACGCCGAGCAACAACCGATCCATGCGCAACACGATGACACCCGCCGCGATTGCCGGCCAGATCTTCAGGCCGCGCAACACAAGCGTGCGCGTGATGATTGAATCCCGGGGCTTAGACCGTGGACTGCTGAAGGCCATCGAACGATAACGGCTAAAGGGCGCCACCGCCGCAACACATGCTTCGAGCGGCCATGCGAAGGACGCGAAAATCGCACCCATCGACGCATGAGCGGCACCCAGCAACCAGAGCACACGCACGCCGCTCGCATAGGCTTTCGCGCGCGTAATGACCCACGGTTTAGTCTCCGCATAGGCCATCAGCGAACCTAGCGCAAGTGGCTCACCCGTTAGTACGAGCGCAGCTATCAGCGTAAGCGCG
The genomic region above belongs to Paraburkholderia sp. HP33-1 and contains:
- a CDS encoding glycosyltransferase is translated as MQIAMFSHRPHARALDQAIRSFTPDVIYIDGIRLVDQLPHIRRLMGARPVIVDFDDLMSRRATVLRHASLPLSAGYLAKSVPTSVMKLINTRMLRNALLRYEAFCLARQERAAVEAAHAITLVSRTDAAALSRALHASAHGKVHVIAPPVSTVRDLMRPVYPLRFVFIGSDRQMQNRLSIEYLCDVWQRVTPDVELVIYGHMVRQYHPVPNVRFAGFAPSQADVYTENSVALCPAFLAGGIKSKVMEAIAHGCVPVGNETAFEGLGFHEPALAMHADEFERFVANPWPHMDAALQAAERFAAWCETEHSVTAFTTRWRNLLSLPEALPEEPGTVSMPEHQPFQL
- a CDS encoding glycosyltransferase, whose translation is MKITFCANRFPPNVVGGAEITVHGLAVELKRRGYDVSVLTLSNTRKGERTTRDGLDVHVLPNLNVYNQFHHGKRGHFVKMLFGIVDVFNPLMFVLTWRRLKTLAPDVLCTHTLKGIGPALWVAARLRGLSVVHVNHDYWLLCPRSTMFADDQACVTPCGQCKAIARPKAWLSRMVDRAVSVSSFVDERHRAAGFFQRSEPIVIHNAPPLMRGMDVKPHVPGNPFKVGFIGRTDTTKGIEQFFASVAAANVPNLEVHIAGKDNEQRIPALIGRYPQLKVTHNGFMRREAFYELVDLVVVTSMWDEPFGLVGIESWEFFKPSVAFASGGLPEVYAQLPELTVPRGDIAALGALIARLAHDGAFYDAVARRCHAERGRFMPREQVDEFERVIKSVANKRGTRARSRPEVL
- a CDS encoding lipopolysaccharide biosynthesis protein; the protein is MNSFLQLLLSSFTGVVTEKIVGALAAVASNHLFAGLYGVRLFGELQFALSLVYVVGSIALIFGSPVVAPILGKHRRLRHLIFYHTFRLRLILSLAVMIVFMGIVAIAMPVSSATALTLIAALVLTGEPLALGSLMAYAETKPWVITRAKAYASGVRVLWLLGAAHASMGAIFASFAWPLEACVAAVAPFSRYRSMAFSSPRSKPRDSIITRTLVLRGLKIWPAIAAGVIVLRMDRLLLGVLMSKADLGIYAAAASLVEQWNSAGTTLALALAPSMVYVGRNEEQLRSRAVRLALYLALVGVVGWVACIFVGERVFDVIYGPKFEAGVSVMIYATLCAVATFADAGLSTWLVAARRYRLIMVKQGVTVASIAAAPFLMPHSFMMYSPATGTAVSVVLFWAVTFGFSLHHKDRA